A portion of the Marinobacter alexandrii genome contains these proteins:
- a CDS encoding RagB/SusD family nutrient uptake outer membrane protein, whose translation MKIYKYIYVVLLSFLVLSCDKNLDIVPQDVLDAEIAITSIEDVEKVLLGAYATLRRDGLYQESMFFLPDLLADNLRIGQTNGGSFRTEANWQYSSGDDIDVWDEAYTLIFRSNSVIENANRFEDSQIKNRIKGQAYALRALAHFDLLRYYGEEYGRNSERRGVPVVTSFSATPPARETISEVYDQIFDDLFEALVLLGDIDKEIQEDGPHLMDLRAVNALLARVSLYAEQWQDAADYASEVISSGTLSNPTEYASMWSDDADGEVIFSVRFATADEGRLGNSLLDNGRVSSFTLTVDAAELYDQVNDVRYNSFVLLNPGSNPGDDVYLPNKYPGRGGQSGLNNAKILRLSEMYLIRAEANANIVGQDAAAVADLNELRRSRITGYVDEDLTGEALDEAIQLERRKELMVEGHRWFDLRRINGSVERGADCRGLTVNCVLLSGDHRFVFPIPQDEILANPNMRQSDGY comes from the coding sequence ATGAAAATTTATAAATACATATACGTAGTACTTCTATCATTCTTGGTATTGTCATGTGATAAGAATTTGGATATTGTTCCGCAAGATGTACTGGATGCGGAAATTGCAATAACGAGTATAGAAGACGTTGAAAAAGTTCTGCTAGGCGCATACGCGACTTTGCGAAGAGATGGCCTGTATCAAGAATCTATGTTCTTTTTGCCAGACCTATTAGCCGATAATTTGCGAATTGGTCAAACGAATGGAGGTTCATTCAGAACAGAAGCCAATTGGCAATATTCATCTGGCGATGATATTGATGTTTGGGATGAGGCTTATACACTTATTTTCAGGAGCAATTCAGTCATTGAGAATGCAAATAGGTTTGAGGATAGTCAAATCAAAAACAGAATTAAAGGGCAAGCTTATGCTTTAAGAGCACTCGCACATTTTGATCTTCTAAGGTATTACGGAGAAGAGTATGGAAGAAATTCCGAAAGAAGAGGAGTTCCGGTTGTTACATCTTTTAGTGCTACACCTCCAGCCAGAGAAACTATTTCAGAAGTATATGATCAGATATTCGATGATTTGTTTGAAGCACTTGTGCTACTGGGAGACATTGACAAAGAAATACAAGAAGATGGACCTCATCTTATGGATTTAAGGGCTGTTAATGCCCTCCTTGCAAGAGTTTCTCTATATGCTGAACAATGGCAAGATGCAGCAGATTATGCATCAGAAGTGATAAGCTCAGGAACTCTTTCTAATCCAACTGAATATGCTTCTATGTGGTCTGATGATGCTGACGGTGAAGTCATTTTTAGCGTAAGGTTTGCTACTGCTGATGAAGGAAGGCTCGGGAATAGCTTATTAGATAATGGAAGGGTCTCTTCTTTTACACTGACCGTTGATGCAGCTGAGCTTTATGATCAAGTCAATGATGTACGGTACAACTCATTTGTTCTACTTAATCCCGGCTCAAATCCTGGAGATGATGTGTATCTGCCAAACAAATACCCTGGAAGAGGAGGGCAAAGTGGATTAAACAATGCAAAGATTTTGAGACTAAGCGAAATGTACCTCATTCGAGCAGAAGCAAATGCAAATATTGTAGGGCAAGATGCTGCTGCTGTGGCAGACTTAAATGAACTACGAAGAAGTAGAATTACCGGATATGTAGATGAAGATTTAACAGGAGAAGCGCTTGATGAAGCTATCCAGCTAGAAAGAAGAAAGGAGCTCATGGTGGAAGGTCATCGATGGTTTGATCTAAGAAGGATCAATGGTTCTGTGGAGAGAGGGGCGGATTGCAGAGGCCTAACAGTGAACTGTGTATTACTGAGTGGAGATCATCGATTTGTCTTTCCGATACCTCAGGATGAAATCCTTGCAAATCCGAATATGAGACAAAGCGACGGTTATTAA